In Pelagicoccus albus, the following are encoded in one genomic region:
- a CDS encoding tetratricopeptide repeat protein yields the protein MYKRFFKQVAPLLISLVIMGSLSLMVKKFEREAPRPFDRLIVEALPDLPDLAGAHPKLIERFSYAHAGLQIGAEQLDSLQELAFLFHANGFSGQAESCYLGLESYETDNPLWPYLLGILKLDRTDQAEVAEHFSRSIQLDSSNSMAYLYLGDAYLEGGLLDEAEISFHYRLEGEPEDPWALAALGEIEVRRMDLPAARDWLEKAVLTEPTPALAYDLLPDVYSELGEFEKAREARLEAESRDLVQVPFDPRLAFLIGYCYDRERLLAFARNARDSGEFQSSIDALERLVDLELADDELLAELAELTRRLKD from the coding sequence GTGTATAAACGTTTTTTCAAACAGGTCGCCCCACTTCTGATTTCCCTCGTCATTATGGGAAGTCTGTCGCTGATGGTTAAGAAGTTCGAGCGAGAGGCTCCGCGACCGTTTGATCGTTTGATTGTGGAAGCTTTGCCGGATCTCCCGGATTTGGCCGGCGCTCATCCGAAGTTGATAGAGCGTTTCAGCTACGCCCACGCGGGGCTACAAATAGGGGCGGAGCAATTGGATTCGCTTCAGGAACTCGCCTTTCTCTTTCATGCCAACGGATTTTCGGGGCAGGCTGAGTCTTGCTATCTAGGCCTTGAATCGTACGAGACTGATAATCCGCTTTGGCCTTATCTGCTAGGGATTCTCAAATTGGACCGCACGGACCAAGCCGAAGTGGCCGAGCATTTTTCTCGCTCCATCCAGCTCGATTCCAGCAACTCGATGGCCTATCTGTATTTGGGAGATGCCTACCTCGAAGGCGGTTTGCTCGATGAGGCCGAAATTTCCTTCCATTACCGCCTAGAAGGAGAACCGGAGGATCCTTGGGCTTTGGCGGCTTTGGGGGAGATTGAGGTTCGGCGAATGGATTTACCCGCTGCCCGCGATTGGCTGGAGAAGGCTGTATTGACGGAGCCGACTCCCGCTCTCGCCTACGATTTATTGCCGGATGTCTACTCAGAGCTTGGTGAATTTGAAAAGGCTCGGGAAGCACGCTTGGAAGCGGAATCCCGTGACTTGGTGCAGGTCCCCTTTGACCCGAGGTTAGCGTTTCTCATCGGCTATTGTTACGATCGCGAACGCCTGCTTGCCTTTGCCCGAAATGCCCGGGATTCCGGCGAATTTCAAAGCTCTATCGATGCTCTGGAACGGTTGGTCGATTTGGAACTAGCGGACGATGAACTGCTTGCAGAGCTGGCGGAATTGACCCGGCGTTTGAAGGACTAG
- a CDS encoding M24 family metallopeptidase: MPKKKSASKRVTKTSASPLIFADTQKSADHLYVGGFSVPDAFISFKKGRKWYALLNQLEFARGLKESSFDEVLSLEVWLEMAREKFEKAKVGYPELVATIADEFEIETFKVPADFPSSLAFKMLELGLKVDVCDGSIFPAREVKTEEELGFIREGNRCSSAGIRAAEKAIRQSVVKKGKLYLDGKVLTSEKLRSLIEVACLEAGSVSSGTIAAGGDQACDPHCEGYGPLRANELIIVDVFPRVSKTGYHGDMTRTFLKGKASDAQKALVDAVFKAQQDAIKAIKTGVNGKAIHGGVVDTFTELGYETTRGENGAEGFFHGTGHGLGLEVHEAPRVSIVSNKLKRNAVVTVEPGLYYPGLGGCRIEDVVAVRDDGAELLSSYHYRWQIR, translated from the coding sequence ATGCCAAAGAAAAAAAGCGCCTCTAAGCGAGTGACCAAGACGTCTGCTTCTCCCCTTATTTTCGCCGATACCCAAAAGAGCGCGGATCATCTCTACGTGGGTGGATTCTCAGTACCCGACGCATTCATCTCCTTTAAGAAGGGCCGCAAGTGGTACGCCTTGCTCAACCAGCTTGAGTTTGCCCGAGGTTTGAAAGAATCCAGCTTTGATGAGGTGCTATCTCTCGAGGTTTGGCTCGAGATGGCTCGGGAGAAATTCGAAAAGGCCAAAGTTGGCTACCCAGAGCTTGTGGCAACCATTGCTGACGAGTTTGAGATAGAGACCTTCAAGGTACCTGCGGATTTTCCGAGTTCGCTTGCCTTTAAGATGCTCGAATTGGGGCTGAAGGTTGACGTTTGCGATGGTAGCATCTTTCCCGCTCGCGAAGTCAAAACGGAAGAAGAGCTGGGCTTCATTCGCGAAGGAAATCGTTGTAGCTCGGCAGGTATTCGAGCTGCTGAAAAGGCCATCCGCCAAAGCGTCGTTAAAAAGGGAAAACTCTATTTGGACGGAAAGGTCCTGACCTCAGAAAAACTGCGCAGTCTCATCGAAGTGGCTTGTTTGGAAGCGGGATCCGTTTCCTCCGGCACGATCGCGGCGGGAGGGGATCAAGCTTGTGATCCGCACTGTGAAGGATACGGTCCGCTTCGCGCCAATGAGCTGATCATCGTAGATGTCTTTCCACGCGTATCGAAAACTGGATACCATGGCGATATGACCCGCACCTTTTTGAAAGGGAAGGCATCGGACGCTCAGAAAGCCCTGGTCGATGCGGTTTTCAAAGCTCAACAAGACGCGATCAAGGCGATCAAGACCGGTGTGAACGGAAAGGCGATCCATGGTGGTGTAGTGGATACTTTTACGGAACTCGGTTATGAGACGACTCGTGGCGAGAATGGGGCGGAAGGCTTTTTCCATGGAACTGGTCACGGGCTCGGACTTGAGGTTCATGAAGCTCCGCGAGTTTCAATCGTATCCAATAAGCTGAAACGCAATGCAGTCGTTACGGTTGAGCCGGGCTTGTATTATCCGGGCTTGGGCGGTTGCAGAATAGAGGATGTGGTTGCGGTTCGTGACGATGGAGCAGAGTTGCTCAGCTCCTACCACTATCGCTGGCAAATTCGTTAA
- a CDS encoding disulfide bond chaperone translates to MSDNDSQQENDVLSIKSRFVRGRNMLYAKADFGPLFVDYYLHLKDNDLKLAADLDDRLKEALALFSLHCISRPRNDILAWTVNFQEPLVNVFLAGDTGTGDVVGRIYDEGVKEAKENSFYQDLVRLNREPHRSVVGFQGGSMIHAVEEFYRRSEQRPAKFFRLEPDVFAIVAAHPDYDEDWFDTLTTEDVRGIEATEEVVDLETRFVRWHCGCNQNRILGALAPTFLADPEGLFLGEELIEVNCPRCAGKHRISREMLEAYVADQ, encoded by the coding sequence ATGTCTGACAACGACTCGCAGCAGGAGAACGACGTTCTATCCATCAAGTCACGCTTCGTGAGAGGCCGGAACATGCTTTACGCTAAGGCAGATTTTGGCCCGCTTTTCGTAGATTATTACCTCCACCTCAAGGACAACGATCTGAAGCTAGCTGCTGATCTTGACGATCGCCTGAAAGAGGCTTTGGCATTGTTCAGCCTGCACTGCATCTCGCGTCCGCGGAATGACATTCTAGCGTGGACCGTCAATTTCCAAGAGCCTTTGGTAAACGTGTTTTTGGCGGGCGATACGGGTACAGGCGATGTAGTTGGGCGCATCTATGACGAGGGGGTCAAGGAGGCTAAGGAGAACAGCTTTTATCAGGATTTGGTTCGTCTAAATCGCGAGCCACACCGTTCGGTGGTCGGCTTTCAAGGCGGCAGCATGATTCACGCAGTCGAAGAGTTCTATCGCCGCAGCGAGCAAAGGCCTGCCAAGTTCTTTCGACTGGAGCCGGATGTATTTGCCATCGTCGCTGCGCACCCGGACTACGATGAAGACTGGTTCGATACGCTTACCACTGAGGACGTTCGCGGTATCGAAGCTACCGAAGAGGTAGTGGATTTGGAGACACGCTTCGTACGCTGGCACTGTGGTTGTAATCAAAACCGCATCCTAGGCGCTTTGGCTCCGACATTTCTGGCAGATCCGGAAGGTCTATTTTTGGGCGAAGAATTGATCGAGGTTAATTGTCCCCGCTGCGCGGGAAAACACCGGATTTCGCGGGAGATGTTGGAAGCCTACGTGGCGGATCAATGA
- the pstC gene encoding phosphate ABC transporter permease subunit PstC — MDNKEETNRYDLHSRSRRILGLDKDQALKGLFGGNALVSIIVLALITFFLFKEGIGFFGQYRQDIALYRSSGLEYVEIMKEESDAFMQLNRYLNSIRSEHTQILRDQGLSFQESKKVLSSYEDFVYDFEDLGYPISEYALEMSEVAIGARDMYEESENLREHRQNLLDLGRDEEAAEVEVLDVDLSMFVNMLKEGEPDFLALNDTMESGITNLISNLPEIGIESLDAKMERFAELCEMFIAQLDEFETRLAEWDADKTVGMSAAVTSFIFGKEWVTNSSFQDWYGILPLFTGSLLVASIAMLIAIPLGVGAAIYINQFAKPAEQNFIKPYIEFISAIPSVVIGFFGIAVFGQFVRSVSGWSILSGFDFFPISERLTAFTAGCLLALMAIPTIFTLAEDAINNVPKSFKEASLAMGATRLQTTLRIIVPTSLSGIISAILLGFGRVIGETMVVLLCAGNRIEIPNFANGIGTFFEPVHTMTGIIAQELGEVVNGSIHYRALFMVGMVLFLLSLLINYLAQKIVLKYQISRG; from the coding sequence ATGGACAACAAAGAAGAGACCAATCGCTACGACCTGCATTCGCGCAGCAGGCGAATTCTCGGCTTGGACAAGGATCAGGCGCTCAAAGGCCTGTTTGGAGGAAACGCTCTCGTTTCCATCATTGTCTTAGCTCTTATCACTTTTTTCCTCTTCAAGGAAGGGATCGGCTTTTTTGGCCAATACCGCCAGGATATCGCCCTCTACCGATCTTCGGGGCTCGAATACGTCGAGATTATGAAGGAGGAGAGCGATGCGTTTATGCAGCTAAATCGCTACCTCAACTCGATACGCAGCGAACACACGCAAATTCTCCGCGACCAAGGATTGAGTTTTCAGGAGTCCAAAAAGGTTCTCTCTAGTTACGAAGATTTTGTCTACGATTTCGAGGACCTTGGATATCCGATTAGCGAATACGCCCTCGAAATGAGTGAGGTCGCAATCGGGGCCCGCGACATGTATGAGGAGTCAGAAAACCTCCGTGAGCACCGTCAAAACCTGCTTGACCTTGGTCGAGATGAGGAGGCGGCGGAGGTCGAAGTGCTGGATGTGGACCTGAGCATGTTCGTCAACATGCTGAAAGAAGGGGAGCCTGACTTTTTGGCTCTGAACGATACCATGGAATCGGGGATCACGAATCTGATCTCCAACTTGCCTGAAATCGGTATCGAGTCCTTGGATGCGAAAATGGAGCGTTTCGCCGAGCTTTGTGAAATGTTCATCGCTCAGCTCGATGAATTTGAAACACGATTGGCGGAGTGGGATGCGGACAAAACAGTGGGCATGTCTGCCGCTGTGACCTCCTTCATTTTCGGAAAGGAATGGGTGACGAATAGCTCCTTTCAGGATTGGTACGGGATTTTGCCTCTTTTCACAGGATCGCTCCTTGTTGCTTCGATCGCCATGCTTATCGCCATCCCATTGGGAGTCGGAGCCGCGATTTATATCAACCAGTTTGCGAAACCCGCGGAGCAAAATTTCATCAAGCCATATATTGAATTCATCTCGGCTATTCCATCCGTGGTAATCGGGTTTTTCGGTATCGCGGTTTTTGGACAGTTTGTTCGTTCAGTATCCGGTTGGTCGATACTATCTGGGTTCGACTTCTTTCCGATTAGCGAACGTTTGACCGCTTTTACGGCTGGTTGTCTCTTAGCTTTGATGGCGATACCAACGATCTTCACGCTCGCGGAAGATGCCATCAACAACGTGCCAAAATCCTTCAAGGAGGCCTCGCTCGCGATGGGGGCGACTCGTTTGCAAACCACTCTCCGTATCATCGTTCCCACTTCGCTTTCAGGAATCATCTCCGCCATCCTTCTCGGGTTTGGGCGTGTGATCGGGGAGACCATGGTTGTGTTGCTTTGCGCGGGTAACCGTATCGAGATACCAAACTTCGCCAACGGGATCGGTACGTTTTTTGAACCCGTCCACACCATGACGGGAATCATTGCTCAGGAACTGGGCGAAGTGGTGAATGGCAGCATCCACTACCGAGCCCTGTTTATGGTAGGTATGGTTCTGTTCCTGCTGTCATTGCTCATTAACTACTTGGCTCAGAAGATCGTGCTCAAGTACCAGATTTCGAGAGGTTGA
- the pstA gene encoding phosphate ABC transporter permease PstA yields the protein MTTQMIKTKERPSVGLDFHEKPSKAKTTESVVLWFFRLSTYFILLCASVIFLTIIFKGSQTVFQSEFPFVNTEFLTEAPQTLHVFEYDGQKYELSDSNFRAFEAEQGVDISSTTYAYSGGGIWPCIVGTVLLVLGSMSIALTLGVLSAIFLSEYSKPGKTLNIIRLSILNLAGVPSVVFGIFGLGFFVLAGPVFSFSDFEGAAFQFWPLPVYFGFAGWNVSLLAGCFTLAFMVLPIVISASEESLRAIPQGLREASLALGASKWTAIRTNVLPYAMPGILTSSIIGVARVAGETAPIMFTAAYAMRDQLPWEGLEKWSDFFFQGVMALPYHIYVVSAKIPQNEYTERMQYGTAFVFLFIVAGIALASILLRIRMRKKYRW from the coding sequence ATGACTACTCAAATGATCAAAACCAAAGAACGTCCGAGCGTAGGCTTGGATTTTCACGAGAAACCTTCCAAAGCAAAGACTACCGAATCGGTGGTGCTGTGGTTTTTCCGCTTGAGCACGTATTTCATTCTGCTTTGCGCGTCAGTCATATTCCTGACCATCATTTTCAAGGGAAGTCAGACGGTGTTCCAAAGCGAGTTTCCCTTCGTGAATACCGAGTTCCTCACCGAAGCTCCGCAGACTTTGCACGTATTCGAGTACGACGGCCAGAAATACGAACTGAGCGATTCGAATTTCCGCGCCTTCGAAGCCGAGCAGGGGGTCGATATCTCTTCCACGACTTACGCTTATTCAGGTGGCGGCATTTGGCCTTGTATCGTGGGAACGGTATTGCTGGTGCTCGGTTCTATGTCGATCGCCCTGACGCTGGGAGTGCTCAGCGCCATTTTCCTGAGCGAGTATTCCAAACCGGGTAAAACGCTCAATATCATCCGCCTCTCGATCCTGAATCTGGCAGGTGTGCCCTCCGTGGTGTTTGGTATTTTTGGCCTAGGATTCTTCGTTTTGGCAGGCCCTGTCTTTTCATTCAGCGATTTCGAGGGAGCTGCGTTCCAGTTTTGGCCACTTCCAGTTTATTTCGGATTCGCGGGATGGAATGTATCGCTTTTGGCAGGGTGTTTTACACTCGCATTCATGGTCTTGCCCATCGTCATCTCGGCGAGTGAGGAATCTCTCAGGGCGATCCCTCAAGGCTTGCGGGAAGCGTCGCTCGCCTTGGGGGCCAGCAAGTGGACGGCCATCCGTACCAACGTGCTGCCTTACGCGATGCCAGGTATCTTAACCTCTTCTATCATCGGTGTCGCCCGTGTGGCGGGAGAAACGGCTCCGATCATGTTTACGGCCGCCTATGCTATGCGTGACCAGCTTCCTTGGGAAGGATTGGAAAAGTGGTCAGACTTCTTCTTCCAGGGGGTGATGGCTTTGCCTTATCACATCTACGTGGTCAGCGCCAAAATTCCTCAAAACGAATACACCGAGAGGATGCAGTACGGTACTGCTTTCGTCTTTTTGTTCATAGTCGCCGGAATCGCTCTTGCTTCTATTCTGCTTAGAATCCGCATGCGGAAAAAATATCGCTGGTAA
- a CDS encoding putative porin produces the protein MNISKFAKSAVLTGALLGAPLSLELHAERDTADILVDVLVMKGILTEEEAASIRQEVAEVAAAERELVVESAVAAASTSAPVAPSAPAANAVPMPKALDGLKLYGDARFRFQAEDVDDASTRQRWRYRARFGADYAFKESPYSMGLRLETSSANDSTNANFGGFFDKTGDEVRLGLVYMKYAGDDVTVQLGKHKHPFKISSAFWDSDINPEGVSESFSAGGITYNLGQYVISEEREDKGGEDDFMFAAQAVWSNDSGLTVAPIFLTTTSGQVVASESASFGGENAISYFSNFDVLMVPVEYKFKGENGIGQKVFGTLGKNFSGGDAVDHFGFPYYNEIDTGDQDMFFNIGYQYGSAKKTGTWQAGIEYRYLEGASYTPNLSDSDFAKNSLNHKGFVLSYKYAVTDFFTAGLTYMDSDLIDEEYTAPVVAKDDVKLLQVDAAVKF, from the coding sequence ATGAACATTTCGAAATTTGCTAAATCAGCTGTTTTGACCGGCGCGCTATTGGGCGCTCCACTCTCGCTCGAGCTTCACGCAGAGCGCGATACTGCCGACATCCTCGTGGATGTTTTGGTAATGAAAGGCATCCTCACTGAGGAGGAGGCTGCCTCCATCCGTCAGGAAGTCGCGGAAGTTGCCGCGGCTGAGCGAGAGCTCGTGGTCGAATCAGCGGTAGCCGCTGCGTCGACTTCTGCTCCAGTTGCTCCATCAGCTCCTGCCGCTAATGCAGTGCCGATGCCTAAGGCTCTCGATGGTCTTAAGCTTTACGGCGATGCCCGTTTCCGCTTCCAAGCCGAGGATGTGGACGATGCCAGCACTCGCCAACGCTGGCGTTACCGTGCTCGCTTCGGTGCGGATTACGCGTTCAAGGAAAGTCCTTACTCCATGGGGCTCCGTCTCGAAACTTCTAGCGCAAACGACTCTACCAACGCCAACTTTGGCGGATTCTTCGATAAGACTGGTGACGAAGTTCGTCTAGGCCTCGTCTACATGAAGTACGCAGGCGACGATGTCACGGTCCAGCTTGGCAAGCACAAGCACCCGTTTAAGATAAGCTCCGCTTTTTGGGATAGTGATATCAACCCCGAGGGCGTTTCCGAATCTTTCTCCGCAGGCGGCATCACTTACAATCTCGGTCAGTACGTCATCAGCGAAGAACGCGAAGACAAGGGTGGGGAAGACGACTTCATGTTTGCGGCGCAGGCGGTTTGGAGCAACGACAGCGGTCTGACGGTTGCACCGATTTTCCTCACCACGACAAGTGGTCAGGTGGTTGCTTCTGAGAGCGCTTCATTTGGTGGCGAAAACGCGATATCCTACTTCAGCAACTTCGACGTGCTGATGGTACCAGTAGAATATAAGTTCAAAGGTGAAAATGGGATCGGCCAAAAGGTATTCGGCACCCTTGGTAAGAACTTCTCGGGTGGCGATGCCGTAGACCACTTCGGTTTCCCTTACTACAACGAGATCGATACCGGCGATCAGGATATGTTCTTCAATATTGGCTACCAGTACGGCAGCGCCAAGAAGACTGGAACCTGGCAGGCTGGCATCGAGTATCGTTACCTCGAAGGAGCTTCTTACACGCCAAACCTCTCCGATTCTGACTTCGCGAAGAACAGCCTCAACCACAAGGGGTTTGTTCTGAGCTACAAGTACGCGGTTACGGATTTCTTCACCGCAGGGCTCACTTACATGGATAGCGACCTGATCGATGAGGAGTACACCGCTCCAGTCGTGGCGAAGGACGACGTGAAGCTGCTGCAAGTAGACGCAGCCGTTAAGTTCTAA
- a CDS encoding DNA-formamidopyrimidine glycosylase family protein → MPELAEVFFHSSHWKAAIGESFGLAWLHARTRCCRKLDAVELPTVISGLTLNAGYTHGKRMLFSFSGGVNLEVHLGMTGSLHRCPGGYPEAKHDHFALQSEESILVFRDPRQFGRVELHLSEEGKLPSWWERLPPEPQTDGFDRAWFDSMLARRKGSVLKALLLQQDLFPGIGNWMADEILWRARIRPDRKFGSLDDSERSELFDSIRWVSSEALRIIGKDYSDPPVSWLFKHRWKDGGICPVSGEPLLRENIGGRTTCWSPAIQV, encoded by the coding sequence GTGCCTGAGCTCGCTGAGGTATTTTTTCACAGCTCGCATTGGAAAGCTGCGATCGGCGAGTCCTTCGGGCTTGCTTGGTTGCATGCGAGAACCCGTTGCTGCCGAAAACTAGACGCAGTCGAACTGCCGACCGTAATTTCGGGTCTGACCTTAAACGCTGGATACACGCACGGAAAGCGGATGCTTTTCTCTTTTTCAGGCGGAGTGAACTTGGAGGTCCATCTCGGCATGACCGGCTCGTTACACCGTTGCCCGGGAGGTTATCCCGAAGCTAAGCACGATCATTTTGCGCTCCAGAGCGAAGAATCGATTCTCGTTTTTCGGGATCCTAGGCAGTTCGGGCGGGTGGAGCTGCACCTAAGTGAGGAGGGCAAGTTACCTTCGTGGTGGGAGCGTTTGCCACCGGAGCCCCAGACAGACGGTTTCGATCGGGCTTGGTTTGATTCGATGCTAGCTCGAAGGAAAGGGAGTGTATTGAAAGCTCTGTTACTTCAGCAGGATCTCTTTCCCGGTATAGGGAATTGGATGGCCGATGAGATTCTATGGCGGGCTCGTATCCGGCCGGATCGAAAATTCGGATCCCTCGACGATTCGGAGCGCTCAGAGCTTTTTGATTCAATCCGTTGGGTTAGTTCGGAGGCTTTGCGGATCATTGGCAAAGATTACAGCGACCCGCCTGTATCCTGGCTCTTCAAGCATCGCTGGAAGGACGGCGGCATTTGCCCTGTATCGGGAGAGCCGCTTTTGCGAGAAAACATTGGCGGCCGCACAACTTGCTGGTCACCGGCAATCCAGGTTTAA
- a CDS encoding phosphate ABC transporter substrate-binding protein: protein MKSINVSRIAKKSALVALALGFVSLASAAEKIVIKGSDTLGAKMVPQLAEEFKAIKSKEGVEVIFEIAAEGSSTGVAAVIDGTADIGMSSREAKKTEESKALLKGVKMESITIALDGIAVIANESNPMDEISAREVEKIFTGDVADWSSINGVSGDISIYTRNTSSGTYAVFQKMALRKRDYAPASQKMAGNEQIASEVAENPNGIGYVGLAYLGTPGIKTLPVDGVTPERPDYPFARPLYYYHDGNKEMRPIVKEFVDFCLSPEGQQIVKDVHFISVL, encoded by the coding sequence ATGAAATCAATTAACGTATCACGTATCGCTAAGAAAAGCGCCCTCGTAGCTCTTGCTCTCGGTTTTGTCAGTCTCGCTTCCGCGGCTGAGAAGATCGTAATCAAGGGGTCGGATACCCTCGGAGCCAAGATGGTTCCTCAACTCGCCGAAGAGTTTAAGGCTATCAAGTCTAAGGAAGGCGTTGAAGTTATCTTCGAAATCGCCGCGGAGGGTTCTTCCACAGGTGTCGCTGCAGTCATCGACGGTACCGCTGATATCGGAATGTCCTCTCGCGAAGCGAAAAAGACAGAAGAGTCCAAGGCTTTGCTCAAGGGCGTTAAGATGGAGTCTATCACCATCGCTCTCGACGGCATTGCGGTCATCGCCAACGAATCCAACCCGATGGATGAAATCTCTGCTCGCGAAGTGGAAAAGATCTTCACTGGCGACGTAGCGGACTGGAGCTCCATCAATGGCGTTTCCGGTGACATCTCCATCTACACTCGTAACACTTCTTCCGGTACTTATGCCGTTTTCCAGAAAATGGCTCTTCGTAAGCGCGACTACGCTCCTGCCTCTCAGAAGATGGCTGGCAACGAGCAAATCGCCTCGGAAGTCGCTGAGAATCCAAATGGTATTGGCTACGTTGGCCTCGCTTACCTCGGTACGCCAGGCATCAAGACTCTGCCAGTAGACGGCGTCACTCCAGAGCGTCCAGACTACCCATTTGCTCGTCCGCTCTACTACTACCACGACGGCAACAAGGAAATGCGTCCTATCGTAAAGGAATTCGTCGATTTCTGCCTCAGCCCAGAAGGTCAGCAGATCGTCAAGGACGTGCACTTCATCTCTGTTCTCTAA
- the pstB gene encoding phosphate ABC transporter ATP-binding protein PstB — translation MTLLKDNPSVTTSPKISTSMSSDSPATPRPLISVSDFDFFYGEKQALFDINMEMFENEVTAFIGPSGCGKSTLLRCINRMNDLVEVARIGRGKIEVNGADIYDPRVDTIELRKRVGMVFQKSNPFPKSIYENVVYGLRIQGINKKSVLDETVERCLKGAALWNEVKDRLDTSGLSLSGGQQQRLCIARALAVEPDILLMDEPCSALDPVATAKVEELIHSLKDQYTIVIVTHNMQQAARVSDKTAFFYLGKLIEMAKTDTIFMSPKNEQTEAYISGRFG, via the coding sequence ATGACACTTTTAAAAGATAACCCTTCCGTCACCACTTCTCCTAAGATCAGTACGTCCATGTCCTCCGATTCGCCAGCTACGCCGCGTCCGCTTATCAGCGTGTCCGATTTCGATTTTTTCTATGGAGAGAAACAAGCTCTCTTCGACATCAACATGGAGATGTTCGAAAATGAGGTGACTGCCTTTATCGGACCCTCTGGTTGCGGTAAGAGCACGCTGCTGAGATGCATCAATCGGATGAACGACCTCGTGGAAGTCGCTCGCATTGGCCGAGGCAAGATCGAGGTCAACGGGGCGGATATCTACGACCCGCGCGTCGACACGATCGAACTCCGCAAACGGGTGGGCATGGTTTTCCAAAAGTCGAATCCGTTCCCGAAATCAATTTACGAAAACGTCGTTTACGGCCTTCGCATTCAGGGTATCAACAAGAAGTCCGTTTTGGACGAGACGGTTGAACGTTGCCTGAAGGGGGCCGCCTTGTGGAACGAAGTAAAGGATAGACTCGACACCAGTGGCTTGAGCCTCTCTGGCGGTCAGCAACAGCGTCTCTGTATCGCCCGCGCCCTAGCGGTTGAGCCAGATATCCTGTTGATGGACGAGCCTTGCTCGGCGCTTGACCCGGTCGCGACCGCGAAAGTCGAAGAGCTCATCCACTCGCTTAAAGACCAGTACACGATCGTAATTGTAACGCATAATATGCAGCAGGCGGCTCGCGTTTCCGACAAAACTGCCTTTTTCTATTTGGGTAAGCTCATTGAAATGGCGAAGACCGACACGATTTTCATGAGTCCGAAGAACGAGCAGACGGAAGCTTACATATCAGGTCGATTTGGTTGA
- the phoU gene encoding phosphate signaling complex protein PhoU, with protein sequence MKRYFHEELEDVRSHLMLMGEKAIDNVNLAMQAILESDIALAQEVKRADDRIDDIEKQIDDEVARYIGLRAPVARDLRLLFVTVKASNDLERVGDEATSIAKRTAKILQSGRSFGQLGQLPRMCDLAVGMLKEALHCFIDEDETKAGPIFERDKEVDSLHRENFTYFVEKMKSDPDLVLYCTELVFISKAMERIADHAQNIAEEVYFLLTAKNLKEEMSR encoded by the coding sequence ATGAAACGTTACTTCCACGAAGAGCTCGAAGACGTGAGATCGCACCTCATGCTGATGGGCGAAAAGGCCATCGACAATGTGAACCTTGCCATGCAGGCGATTTTGGAGTCGGACATCGCCCTCGCTCAAGAGGTCAAGCGAGCGGATGACCGCATCGACGATATAGAGAAGCAGATCGACGACGAGGTAGCTCGTTACATCGGTTTGCGTGCCCCAGTGGCCAGAGACCTTCGCCTTCTATTCGTAACCGTTAAGGCCAGCAACGACCTGGAGCGAGTAGGCGATGAGGCGACTAGTATTGCCAAACGCACCGCTAAGATTCTTCAGAGCGGTCGTTCCTTTGGCCAATTAGGCCAGCTCCCGCGGATGTGCGATTTGGCGGTGGGCATGCTCAAAGAGGCGCTGCATTGCTTTATCGACGAAGATGAAACCAAAGCTGGCCCGATCTTCGAGAGGGACAAGGAAGTCGACTCCTTGCACCGTGAAAATTTCACCTATTTCGTGGAGAAGATGAAATCTGATCCGGACTTAGTGCTCTATTGCACGGAGTTAGTTTTCATATCAAAGGCGATGGAGCGAATCGCTGACCACGCCCAAAACATTGCGGAAGAAGTCTACTTTTTGCTCACGGCGAAAAACCTCAAAGAGGAAATGTCGCGCTAG